One Verrucomicrobiia bacterium genomic region harbors:
- a CDS encoding site-2 protease family protein yields the protein MLPSQQGSFKLFRLAGIQVYLHWTWFLVAAYMIYSRLGEYSSPLFNVLEYVSLFGIVLMHEFGHALACRQTGGYAEQIVLWPLGGVAFVDPPRRPGATLWSIAAGPLVNVVLFPLLGGLVWLAKAAGYDYETSDVGRYLLVLFVINGIMLGFNLLPVYPLDGGQIVWSLLWFIIGRAKALLVASTIGIIGVIGLFIVALLQGSAMLFIMSIFILMNCWRALLHARHLARLEDAARHHEFICPDCGAVPPAGPYWICARCGRPFDTFATGGTCPYCLSAYDSATCPNCHHLLPISLWRQPPPLIPPRIS from the coding sequence ATGTTGCCTTCGCAGCAAGGTTCGTTCAAATTGTTTCGACTGGCGGGCATTCAGGTGTACCTCCATTGGACGTGGTTTCTGGTGGCGGCTTACATGATTTATTCCCGCCTGGGAGAATACTCATCGCCCCTCTTCAACGTGCTGGAGTACGTCTCGCTGTTTGGCATCGTGCTGATGCATGAGTTTGGCCATGCTTTGGCCTGCCGGCAGACGGGGGGGTATGCGGAGCAAATCGTGTTGTGGCCCCTGGGCGGGGTGGCGTTTGTGGATCCTCCCCGGAGGCCGGGGGCGACGTTGTGGAGCATAGCGGCCGGGCCGCTGGTCAACGTGGTTTTATTTCCCCTATTGGGCGGATTGGTATGGCTGGCGAAAGCCGCCGGTTACGACTATGAGACCTCCGATGTGGGGCGTTATCTGCTGGTGCTGTTTGTGATCAACGGCATCATGCTTGGGTTCAACCTGCTGCCGGTTTATCCCTTGGACGGCGGGCAGATTGTGTGGTCGTTGCTCTGGTTCATCATTGGCCGGGCCAAGGCGCTGCTGGTGGCCAGCACCATCGGGATCATCGGGGTGATTGGGCTGTTTATCGTGGCGCTGCTGCAAGGTTCCGCCATGTTGTTCATCATGAGCATCTTTATCCTCATGAACTGCTGGCGCGCCCTGCTGCATGCCCGGCATCTGGCGAGGCTTGAGGACGCCGCCCGCCACCATGAGTTTATCTGTCCTGATTGCGGGGCGGTGCCGCCGGCCGGCCCGTATTGGATTTGCGCGCGATGTGGCCGCCCGTTTGACACCTTTGCCACGGGAGGGACCTGTCCGTATTGCCTGTCGGCCTATGACTCGGCCACCTGCCCCAACTGCCACCATTTGCTGCCGATTTCACTTTGGCGGCAGCCGCCGCCCCTGATCCCTCCGCGCATCTCATAA
- a CDS encoding EutN/CcmL family microcompartment protein, with protein sequence MLLARIEGSVIAVRKHPSFEGWRLLICQPINERGEPEGVPQIALDPWGAGMHQRVIISSDGAAARVAVGDENSPARWMIVGIVDEPERTGHA encoded by the coding sequence ATGCTGCTAGCCCGCATTGAAGGCAGTGTGATTGCCGTGCGCAAGCACCCCAGTTTTGAGGGGTGGCGGCTGCTGATTTGCCAGCCGATCAATGAGCGGGGGGAGCCGGAGGGGGTGCCGCAAATTGCGCTGGATCCGTGGGGGGCGGGCATGCACCAGCGCGTGATCATCTCCTCCGATGGCGCCGCCGCCCGGGTGGCGGTGGGGGACGAGAACAGCCCCGCCCGCTGGATGATTGTGGGCATTGTGGATGAGCCGGAAAGGACGGGCCACGCATGA
- a CDS encoding GxxExxY protein produces the protein MNAPAIALKEEVFHIVGAAMEVLNSLGHGFAEKLYENALVVEFQLRGIPHQQQPRFELFHKGVLIGQFIPDLVAYSQIVVEIKVVDQITDHERGQLLNYLKITRCKVGVLLNFKRAKLEWERLVL, from the coding sequence ATGAACGCCCCTGCCATCGCACTGAAAGAAGAAGTCTTCCACATTGTGGGAGCGGCGATGGAGGTGTTGAATTCACTGGGACATGGTTTTGCCGAGAAACTTTACGAGAATGCTCTGGTGGTGGAATTCCAGCTCCGTGGGATTCCGCATCAACAACAACCGCGGTTTGAACTGTTTCACAAGGGCGTTTTGATTGGTCAGTTCATTCCCGATTTAGTTGCCTACTCGCAGATTGTGGTGGAAATCAAAGTGGTGGATCAAATCACCGATCACGAGCGTGGCCAGTTGCTCAACTACCTCAAAATCACCCGGTGCAAAGTGGGCGTGCTGCTCAATTTCAAGCGCGCCAAACTGGAATGGGAAAGGCTGGTCCTGTGA
- a CDS encoding EutN/CcmL family microcompartment protein — protein MFLARVEGAVVSTKKDPSMSGRKLLLLRPQLVDEKDPTKFRNGANTIVAVDSVGAGEGELVLFCQGSSARLAPNLKDAPVDAVVIGIVDTVDVFGKQIYNARNAGS, from the coding sequence ATGTTTCTGGCACGGGTGGAAGGTGCGGTGGTGTCCACCAAAAAGGATCCCAGCATGAGCGGGCGGAAGCTGCTGCTGCTGCGGCCGCAGTTGGTGGACGAGAAGGATCCCACCAAATTCCGCAACGGCGCCAACACCATTGTGGCGGTGGACAGCGTGGGGGCGGGCGAGGGTGAGCTGGTGCTGTTCTGCCAGGGGAGCTCGGCCCGGCTGGCGCCCAACCTGAAGGATGCGCCGGTGGATGCGGTGGTGATTGGGATTGTGGACACGGTGGATGTCTTCGGCAAACAGATCTACAACGCGCGCAACGCGGGCAGCTAA
- a CDS encoding BMC domain-containing protein yields the protein MSEALGMIETKGYVGAVEASDAMVKAANVTLVKTIPIGGGMITVLCRGDVGSVKAAVDAGAKAAGKVGELISSHILARPHEDLVKTFIGEPAKGGK from the coding sequence ATGAGTGAAGCACTCGGCATGATCGAAACCAAGGGCTACGTGGGCGCGGTGGAGGCCAGCGATGCGATGGTCAAGGCCGCCAATGTGACCCTGGTCAAAACCATCCCCATCGGCGGCGGCATGATCACGGTGTTGTGCCGCGGCGATGTGGGCAGTGTCAAAGCCGCCGTGGACGCCGGCGCGAAGGCCGCGGGGAAGGTGGGGGAGCTGATCAGCTCCCACATTCTGGCGCGGCCGCACGAGGATTTGGTGAAAACCTTCATTGGCGAACCGGCCAAAGGCGGCAAATAA
- a CDS encoding BMC domain-containing protein — MPQAIGMIETRGLVALVEGTDAMLKAANVELAGPMTQVGNALVTAVVVGDVAAVKAATDAGAQAIKAIKGELVSVHVIARPHPDVEAVLPKKAK; from the coding sequence ATGCCTCAAGCGATTGGAATGATTGAGACGCGCGGCCTGGTCGCCCTGGTGGAAGGGACCGACGCCATGCTGAAGGCCGCCAACGTGGAACTCGCCGGCCCGATGACCCAGGTGGGCAACGCGCTGGTGACCGCCGTGGTGGTGGGCGATGTGGCCGCCGTCAAGGCGGCAACCGACGCCGGCGCGCAGGCCATCAAGGCGATCAAGGGCGAGCTGGTGAGCGTGCATGTGATCGCCCGGCCGCATCCGGATGTGGAGGCGGTGCTGCCCAAGAAGGCCAAGTAA
- a CDS encoding DeoR/GlpR family DNA-binding transcription regulator — MAHLPPEERQRRIEEYLARVEFASLDELAQQVGVSISTVRRDLTALQAQGTVRRTHGGGRIINPRSDEFVFSQRDTHELAEKEAIGRACAELIRPNQSLIMDAGTTVFHVARHLESKTPQIVTNSLPVAQLFMSSNQVEVMLSGGVLYPRMGVLVGPLAVKTFSDLHVDVAIMGAGGLTLEGITNSHALLIEIQLAMIKAAQRVIFCLDHTKFGRRSMSFLCGLEEIDTVVTDAAAPPDMVDAIRARGVEVILAPLAMENNGHHPELKGPVAAGH, encoded by the coding sequence ATGGCTCATTTGCCGCCAGAAGAACGTCAGCGCCGCATCGAAGAATACCTCGCACGGGTCGAGTTTGCCTCCCTGGACGAGCTGGCGCAGCAGGTGGGCGTTTCCATTTCCACCGTCCGGCGGGATCTGACCGCCCTGCAGGCCCAGGGCACCGTCCGCCGCACCCACGGCGGCGGGCGCATCATCAATCCCCGCTCGGATGAATTTGTCTTTTCGCAGCGGGATACCCACGAGCTGGCGGAAAAGGAGGCCATCGGCCGCGCCTGCGCGGAACTCATCCGGCCCAATCAAAGTCTCATCATGGACGCCGGCACCACGGTGTTTCACGTGGCGCGGCACCTGGAGAGCAAAACCCCCCAAATCGTGACCAACTCCCTGCCCGTGGCGCAGCTCTTCATGAGCTCCAATCAGGTGGAGGTCATGCTTTCCGGCGGCGTGCTATACCCGCGCATGGGGGTTTTGGTGGGGCCGCTGGCGGTCAAAACCTTCAGCGATTTGCATGTGGACGTGGCCATCATGGGCGCCGGCGGCCTGACGCTGGAGGGCATCACCAACTCCCATGCCCTGCTCATTGAAATCCAGCTTGCCATGATCAAGGCGGCCCAGCGCGTCATCTTCTGCCTCGACCATACCAAATTCGGCCGCCGCTCCATGTCCTTCCTCTGTGGCTTGGAGGAGATTGATACGGTGGTCACCGATGCCGCCGCGCCCCCCGATATGGTGGACGCCATCCGTGCCCGCGGCGTGGAAGTGATCCTCGCCCCGCTGGCCATGGAAAACAACGGCCACCACCCCGAACTGAAAGGCCCCGTGGCCGCCGGTCATTGA
- a CDS encoding glycoside hydrolase family 55 protein, producing MQTTRRHFIQLLGVGATSALAWRSWAAPPRDNPLAALNLAWTAKLPWDRVLDITTLPGEGEFWDARLEAAQARLAPQGGGVIFFPAGEYRFASDIRLRSGIVLRGAPPEGATRAHEEKFAPPARLEFPRYQPVFTGSGTPIATAFKGIVLEDPATAANCGVVHLSINRGYINLAEAENHRCGGQRLVFGCLIRNAAGVEPGIPVADGSQPGWLRYTAKFRSAIRVHAAENALVANNRIPKSGDDNFLMEEYPLLDRQKKVVRFAVLFDYDNRPGIYVNHHCIGGAGGSGNDGTPESHPWGFRQGSVICDNYVYNTGRCAIGFSGDGVLCARNVIRFARDEFRPTVTGIHASYGSATNDNRALEMRGWRWVVEGNDYEVYSNWCSDKKYRINDGEGLMHEDHCNSIIRDSRLVNNRGNSYLSLFHVGAVEGLHIEGNDISTPGNIADIYVTAPRHKQAGEFPARRVVIVNNITRANGIRLMGAPAAENVIKGNRHLGPKPGVILNQANAVVEGNENYEVKSQAGAAG from the coding sequence ATGCAAACCACCCGACGCCATTTTATTCAGCTCCTTGGTGTGGGCGCCACCAGCGCACTGGCTTGGCGCAGTTGGGCCGCGCCGCCAAGGGATAATCCGCTGGCCGCATTGAATCTGGCTTGGACGGCCAAACTGCCGTGGGATCGTGTGCTGGACATCACCACCCTTCCCGGGGAGGGGGAGTTTTGGGATGCCCGCCTTGAAGCGGCGCAGGCGCGGCTGGCTCCGCAAGGGGGCGGGGTGATTTTCTTCCCCGCCGGCGAGTATCGGTTTGCGTCAGATATCCGCCTCCGCAGTGGCATCGTTTTGCGCGGCGCGCCGCCGGAGGGCGCCACGCGCGCGCACGAGGAGAAATTTGCGCCGCCCGCCCGGCTGGAGTTTCCGCGGTATCAGCCGGTATTTACCGGCTCCGGCACGCCGATTGCCACGGCCTTCAAGGGGATTGTGTTGGAGGATCCCGCCACGGCGGCCAACTGCGGGGTGGTTCACCTCAGCATCAACCGGGGTTATATCAATCTGGCGGAGGCTGAAAACCATCGCTGTGGCGGTCAGCGGTTGGTGTTCGGCTGCCTGATCCGCAATGCCGCCGGCGTGGAGCCGGGGATACCTGTGGCCGATGGTTCGCAGCCGGGCTGGCTGCGGTACACGGCCAAATTCCGCTCTGCGATCCGCGTGCATGCCGCGGAGAATGCGCTGGTGGCCAACAACCGCATTCCCAAGAGCGGAGACGATAATTTTTTGATGGAGGAATATCCCCTGCTGGACCGCCAGAAAAAAGTGGTGAGGTTTGCGGTGCTGTTTGATTACGACAACCGCCCCGGGATTTATGTGAACCATCATTGCATCGGCGGGGCGGGTGGGTCGGGCAATGATGGCACGCCGGAGAGCCATCCGTGGGGCTTCCGCCAAGGCAGTGTCATTTGTGATAATTATGTTTATAACACCGGGCGCTGCGCCATTGGCTTCAGCGGGGATGGCGTGCTGTGCGCGCGGAATGTCATCCGATTTGCGCGGGATGAGTTTCGGCCCACGGTGACGGGGATTCATGCCAGTTACGGCTCGGCCACCAATGACAATCGCGCGCTGGAGATGCGGGGGTGGCGCTGGGTGGTGGAGGGCAACGATTACGAGGTGTACAGCAACTGGTGTTCCGATAAGAAATATCGCATCAATGACGGGGAGGGGTTGATGCACGAGGATCATTGCAACTCCATCATCCGCGACAGCCGGCTGGTCAACAACCGGGGCAACAGTTATCTGTCGCTGTTCCATGTGGGCGCCGTGGAGGGCCTGCATATTGAGGGGAATGACATCTCCACCCCCGGCAACATTGCGGACATTTACGTCACGGCGCCGCGCCACAAGCAGGCGGGGGAATTTCCCGCGCGGCGGGTGGTCATCGTCAACAACATCACGCGCGCCAACGGCATCCGGCTCATGGGGGCGCCGGCCGCGGAGAATGTCATCAAAGGCAACCGGCATTTGGGGCCCAAACCTGGGGTCATCCTGAATCAGGCCAATGCCGTGGTGGAGGGCAACGAGAATTACGAGGTGAAAAGCCAGGCCGGGGCCGCCGGCTGA
- a CDS encoding aldehyde dehydrogenase yields MSAPVNEALIREVVAEVLGRLNRTATPAPPAPAAPAGASAAAAPSASSAGAVNLVIKTAERTPLRGTFGVFQDARQACEAAHEAYLQLSAKGVAGRQKVVQLVKDICNQNAAEWGFIELQETKIGRLDHKIEKLKGLRAVPGVEFLAPLGFSGDHGISLEEYAPFGVIGAVTPSTHSIPTMACNVISMAAAGNAAVFNAHPSAVKCAVMAARVLNEAIYRELGIENLACIVEKPTLESFQAIASHELVKLLCVTGGPGVVKAAMQTGKRAICAGPGNPPVLVDGTSCLERAAQHVVYGAAYDNNLLCIGEKEVFVLAPFFDRFMAALEKAGAVRLNEAQVERLTKAAFTLPGQGAGCGHPVLSRELVGKDPEVLAQVAGVSIPKGTQLLFAETAPDHLFVIEEQMMPFLPVVRVNTVEEGIELSKKAERGYKHSAMIHSHDVAHMTAMARALETTLFVKNGSCLAGLGAGGEGYPNFSIATTTGEGICNPRTFTRVRRCVMVDKLRIF; encoded by the coding sequence ATGAGTGCGCCAGTGAATGAAGCCTTGATTCGCGAGGTGGTGGCCGAAGTGCTCGGCCGTCTGAATCGGACCGCAACGCCGGCGCCGCCGGCACCGGCCGCGCCGGCGGGCGCGTCCGCAGCAGCCGCGCCATCCGCCAGCAGCGCCGGGGCGGTCAATCTGGTCATCAAGACGGCGGAGCGGACCCCTTTGCGGGGGACGTTTGGCGTGTTTCAGGATGCCCGGCAGGCCTGCGAGGCGGCCCACGAGGCCTATCTGCAGCTCAGCGCCAAGGGGGTGGCGGGCCGGCAGAAGGTGGTGCAACTGGTCAAGGATATATGCAATCAGAACGCGGCCGAGTGGGGGTTTATCGAGCTGCAGGAGACGAAGATTGGGCGGCTGGATCACAAGATCGAGAAGCTCAAGGGGCTGCGCGCCGTGCCGGGGGTGGAGTTTCTCGCGCCGCTGGGTTTCAGCGGGGATCACGGCATTTCGTTGGAGGAATACGCGCCGTTTGGCGTGATTGGGGCGGTGACGCCGTCCACGCACAGCATTCCCACGATGGCCTGCAACGTCATCAGCATGGCGGCGGCGGGCAATGCGGCGGTGTTTAACGCGCATCCCAGCGCGGTCAAATGCGCGGTGATGGCGGCGCGGGTGTTGAACGAGGCGATTTATCGCGAGCTGGGCATAGAAAACCTGGCGTGCATCGTGGAGAAGCCCACGCTGGAGTCCTTCCAGGCCATTGCGTCGCATGAGCTGGTGAAGCTGTTGTGTGTCACCGGCGGGCCGGGCGTGGTCAAAGCGGCGATGCAGACGGGCAAACGGGCGATTTGCGCCGGGCCGGGCAATCCGCCGGTGCTGGTGGACGGGACGTCCTGTCTGGAGCGGGCCGCGCAGCATGTGGTCTATGGGGCCGCGTATGACAACAATCTGCTGTGCATCGGGGAGAAGGAGGTATTCGTGCTGGCGCCGTTCTTTGACCGGTTCATGGCGGCGCTGGAGAAGGCCGGGGCGGTGCGTTTGAATGAGGCGCAGGTGGAGCGGCTGACGAAGGCGGCGTTCACCCTTCCCGGACAGGGGGCGGGCTGCGGGCATCCGGTGTTGAGCCGCGAGCTGGTGGGCAAGGATCCCGAGGTGCTGGCGCAGGTGGCCGGGGTGAGCATTCCCAAGGGCACGCAACTTTTGTTTGCCGAGACGGCGCCGGATCATCTGTTTGTGATAGAGGAGCAGATGATGCCGTTTCTGCCGGTGGTGCGGGTCAACACGGTGGAGGAAGGGATCGAGCTATCCAAGAAAGCGGAGCGGGGTTACAAGCACTCGGCGATGATTCATTCGCATGATGTGGCGCACATGACGGCCATGGCGCGGGCGCTGGAGACGACGTTGTTTGTGAAGAACGGCTCCTGTCTGGCCGGGTTGGGGGCGGGCGGCGAGGGTTATCCCAACTTCAGCATTGCCACCACCACCGGGGAGGGCATCTGCAATCCGCGCACCTTCACGCGGGTGCGGCGATGCGTGATGGTGGACAAGCTGCGGATTTTCTGA
- a CDS encoding CDP-alcohol phosphatidyltransferase family protein codes for MTTANKVTIFRILLVPAFVVQLLYYYESGNPRDRILALIFFAVAAILDGVDGYIARRYNQKSQLGTVLDPLADKMLLLSGICLLSLIKADWSDRMPAWIPTWVTAVVLSKDAILLVGMAVVYYTCGRVKIVPRLTGKVATALQFILVVLVLLQWQPVVWHLSLLTAILTGISGVQYIRDGVKQLSQSPLSFPDHRL; via the coding sequence ATGACCACAGCCAACAAAGTCACCATCTTTCGCATCCTGCTGGTGCCGGCGTTTGTCGTGCAACTGTTGTACTACTACGAAAGCGGCAACCCGCGGGATCGCATTTTGGCTCTGATCTTTTTCGCCGTCGCGGCAATCCTGGACGGCGTGGACGGCTACATCGCGCGCCGGTACAACCAAAAAAGCCAGTTGGGAACCGTGCTCGACCCCCTGGCCGACAAAATGCTGCTGCTTTCGGGCATCTGCTTGTTAAGCCTCATCAAGGCGGATTGGAGCGACCGCATGCCGGCGTGGATCCCCACCTGGGTCACGGCCGTGGTGTTGAGCAAGGACGCCATCCTGCTCGTCGGCATGGCCGTCGTCTATTACACCTGCGGGCGGGTCAAGATCGTCCCGCGGCTGACCGGCAAGGTGGCCACCGCCCTGCAGTTCATTTTGGTGGTCCTCGTCCTGCTCCAATGGCAGCCGGTGGTGTGGCATTTGTCCCTCCTGACCGCCATCCTTACCGGCATCTCCGGTGTGCAATATATTCGGGATGGCGTTAAGCAGCTCAGCCAGAGCCCGCTGAGTTTTCCCGATCACCGCCTCTAA
- a CDS encoding phosphate propanoyltransferase, whose protein sequence is MAVTAPGVHRAEVEHLVRQAVYQRLGLPLPKAARAPNPLVVNVSARHCHLTQEAVEALFGKGHKLQVYKWLYQEGQFAAKETVTLIGPRSRVISNLRILGPCRNLNQVELAYTDGIALGFDLPLRLSGDIKGTPGAMLMGPAGFFEMKEGVIRALRHVHMHPDDAAFYGVKQGDWMKLRIGGPCAVTLEKLLCRVDPSFKLEVHIDTDEGNACDLQADTPCELIK, encoded by the coding sequence ATGGCTGTTACCGCACCCGGAGTTCATCGGGCCGAAGTCGAACATTTGGTTCGGCAGGCGGTGTATCAACGCTTGGGGTTGCCCCTGCCCAAGGCGGCGCGGGCGCCCAATCCGCTGGTGGTGAATGTGAGTGCGCGGCATTGTCATTTGACGCAGGAGGCGGTGGAGGCGTTGTTTGGGAAAGGCCACAAGCTGCAGGTGTACAAGTGGCTGTATCAGGAGGGACAATTTGCGGCGAAGGAGACGGTGACGTTGATTGGGCCGCGGAGCCGGGTGATATCCAACCTGCGGATCCTGGGGCCGTGCCGGAATTTGAATCAGGTGGAGCTGGCGTACACGGACGGGATTGCGCTGGGGTTTGATCTGCCCTTGCGGCTGTCGGGGGACATCAAAGGCACGCCGGGGGCGATGCTGATGGGGCCGGCCGGATTTTTTGAGATGAAGGAGGGGGTAATCCGGGCCTTGCGGCATGTGCACATGCATCCGGATGACGCGGCGTTTTATGGGGTGAAACAGGGCGACTGGATGAAGTTGCGGATAGGGGGGCCGTGCGCGGTGACGCTGGAGAAGCTGCTGTGCCGGGTGGATCCGAGCTTCAAACTGGAGGTGCACATTGACACCGATGAAGGCAACGCCTGCGATTTGCAGGCGGACACCCCGTGCGAGCTCATCAAATGA
- a CDS encoding EutN/CcmL family microcompartment protein, with protein sequence MRLGRVIGRVTLSQAVPSLTGARWLIVSPLGREQYRQGLEGEATLSREPSLVAYDALGGGVGQVIGFVEGREAAVPFEQPTPIDAICTALVDQMFYHPAETPAQPKA encoded by the coding sequence ATGAGACTGGGACGAGTCATTGGACGGGTCACGTTGAGCCAGGCGGTGCCCAGCCTCACCGGTGCGCGCTGGCTGATTGTAAGTCCGCTGGGGCGCGAGCAGTACCGGCAGGGCCTCGAAGGGGAGGCGACATTGAGCCGGGAGCCCAGCCTGGTGGCGTATGATGCGCTGGGGGGCGGCGTGGGACAGGTCATCGGGTTTGTGGAGGGCCGGGAGGCGGCAGTGCCTTTTGAGCAACCCACGCCCATTGACGCGATCTGCACCGCGCTGGTGGATCAGATGTTTTATCACCCGGCCGAAACGCCGGCCCAACCCAAAGCCTGA
- a CDS encoding BMC domain-containing protein produces MAQQAIGMIETKGLCALLEACDAGLKAANVQLVGWEKIGSGYVTGFFRGDVAAVKAATDAGAAAAAQVGQVIAVQVIPRPHEGLSGLGKWLQ; encoded by the coding sequence ATGGCACAACAAGCGATTGGCATGATTGAAACCAAGGGGCTGTGCGCCCTGTTGGAAGCCTGCGACGCCGGCCTGAAGGCCGCCAACGTGCAGTTGGTGGGCTGGGAAAAGATCGGCAGCGGATATGTGACCGGCTTTTTCCGCGGGGATGTGGCGGCGGTGAAAGCGGCCACGGATGCCGGCGCGGCGGCGGCGGCCCAGGTGGGCCAGGTGATTGCCGTGCAGGTGATTCCGCGTCCGCACGAGGGGCTGTCCGGGCTGGGCAAATGGCTCCAGTAA
- a CDS encoding acetate kinase, with protein MKILVANIGSTSLKWRLYYFAGEQEQMLHKGGLERVTDYPQAIRTCLEQLREAGHIQQASDLAAVGFKTVMARGITGCVRLEERVLAAMEAFNGLAPAHNPPYITGIRLFAQEMPGVPLVGLFETAFYQWASPAAQRYAVPESWYELGVRRYGFHGASHKYIAERSAELLGREDVARRVRQLYVDGGTTPVRAPALRVISCHLGGSSSITGLRDGVAVGNSLGMSPQSGLPHNNRVGDLDAFALPYVLRQTGMTLEEAERQLCKESGLKALSGGYNDMRDITARAQQGEARAQLALDHFVHAIRHWIGAFLVELNGAEALVFTAGIGENDFGLRAAVCRGLEGLGLELDAALNRETRGREAVISTASSRVKVMVIPTNEELVVARETRRLLEAEKI; from the coding sequence ATGAAAATCCTGGTTGCCAATATCGGCTCCACGTCGCTCAAGTGGCGGTTGTATTACTTTGCCGGGGAGCAGGAGCAGATGTTGCACAAGGGCGGGCTGGAGCGGGTGACGGATTATCCGCAGGCCATCCGCACGTGTTTGGAGCAGCTCCGGGAGGCCGGGCACATTCAGCAGGCATCGGACCTGGCGGCGGTGGGGTTCAAGACGGTGATGGCGCGGGGCATTACCGGCTGCGTGCGGCTGGAGGAGCGGGTGCTGGCGGCGATGGAGGCGTTCAACGGCCTTGCGCCGGCGCATAATCCGCCCTACATCACGGGCATCCGGCTGTTTGCGCAGGAAATGCCCGGGGTGCCGCTGGTGGGGCTGTTTGAGACGGCGTTCTACCAATGGGCGTCGCCGGCCGCGCAGCGGTATGCGGTGCCGGAATCGTGGTATGAGCTGGGGGTGCGGCGCTACGGTTTTCATGGGGCGAGCCACAAATACATTGCGGAGCGGTCGGCGGAATTGTTGGGACGGGAGGACGTGGCGCGGCGGGTGCGGCAGCTTTATGTGGATGGCGGCACGACGCCGGTGCGGGCGCCGGCGCTGCGGGTGATTTCGTGTCATTTGGGCGGCAGCTCCTCCATTACGGGCCTGCGGGACGGGGTGGCGGTGGGCAACAGCCTGGGGATGAGTCCGCAGTCGGGTCTGCCGCACAACAACCGGGTGGGGGATTTGGACGCCTTTGCGCTGCCGTATGTGCTGCGGCAGACGGGGATGACGCTAGAGGAGGCGGAGCGCCAGCTTTGCAAGGAATCCGGGCTGAAGGCCCTGTCCGGAGGTTACAATGACATGCGGGACATCACGGCGCGGGCGCAGCAGGGGGAGGCGCGGGCGCAGTTGGCGCTGGATCATTTTGTGCATGCGATCCGGCACTGGATAGGGGCGTTTCTGGTGGAGCTGAACGGGGCCGAGGCGCTGGTGTTCACCGCCGGGATTGGGGAGAACGACTTTGGGTTGCGGGCGGCGGTGTGCCGGGGGCTGGAGGGTTTGGGGTTGGAGCTGGATGCGGCGCTGAACCGGGAGACGCGGGGGCGGGAGGCGGTGATCAGCACGGCGTCTTCGCGGGTGAAGGTGATGGTGATTCCCACGAATGAGGAGCTGGTGGTGGCGCGGGAAACGCGGCGGCTGCTGGAGGCGGAGAAGATTTGA